AGCAATTGGTTAAATTCAAAAAAGACGTAGATGCACTTATCGAGAAAGGCGAACCTAAAATTTCGGCTATTCTTGAAATCATCCGTGCTTATACTAAAGAGTGCAAAGCAATCCACTTCGATGGTAACGGATATAGCGATGAGTGGAAAGCAGAAGCTTGCAAACGTGGTTTGGACTGCGAAACAAGTGTTCCTGTTATCTTCGACAGCTACTTGAAACCCGAATCAATCGCAATGTTCGAGAATACAGGTGTATTGAACAGAAAAGAGCTTGAAGCTCGTAACGAAGTGAAGTGGGAAACTTACACTAAGAAAATTCAAATTGAGGCACGTGTATTAGGTGACTTGGCAATGAACCATATCATTCCTGTTGCTACTCAATACCAAACCAATTTGATTGATAACGTATACAAAATGAAAGATTTGTTCCCTGGTGACAAAGCAAGTAAATTGTCTAACAAAAACCTTGAACTGATCGAAGAGATAGCAGATCGTACTGCTTACATCAAAGAACATGTAGACGCTATGATTGAAGCTCGTAAGGTAGCTAACAAAATCGAATGCGAACGTGAAAAAGCAGTTGCTTATCACGATAACATTGTTCCGATGTTGGAAGAAATACGTTACCACATTGATAAGTTGGAACTTATCGTTGACAATCAAATGTGGACACTTCCTAAATACAGAGAACTCTTATTTATAAGATAAAAAAGAAAAAATAGGTAATCTCGGTTATCTATTTCTTTTGTTGGTTGTTTTAAGTTTGCAGGAGAGGGGTATCGTGAGATAGTCCTCTTCTCTTTTTTACACATCTCATTCTTACAACACAAACATCTCGACTTTAAGCTCTTGAAGTCGAGATGTCTAGCTCTTGACAACAAGATGTCAACAAGCATAAATCTCGTTTTCCAGAAACGCTTTATAGGAAGGCCTTTTCAGAATATACGTTTTTTTTACAAATAAGAGAAAAAGACAAGCATACATTTATATGCAATAAGCTAGACTACACCATCAAAACCAACTTTAAAATAAGACTTTATCAAAAAAGAGTAGAAGCTAAAGTCTATAAAAAAATAAAGCTTAGCAAGATTTAACTTACTAAGCTTTAAGAACCAAATCACATAAAACTATTATTTACTTATCATCTTCAATAATTTGAGCATCCTCTATAGAAGTGTCACTCGGAGTTGGTTTAGGCTTCTGTCGCATGAATCTAAACCAGTTTAGCAAGTCAGATAATGCATAAACCAAACAAGTGATACCAATAATAACAAAGGCAGTATTGCGTACTCCGGTAGGATTCACAACAACAAACAAGCCGGCTAAAGCTATGAGCAAAGGAATAATGTAATATCCCGCCGGCACCGATACCCATTTACGGGCAAGGAAAAGAGAAGAAAGCTGTTGTATACCTCCCATCATCAAGATAAAACCAAGTAAAAGCATCAGTACGTCGGCAAAGAAACCGGGCATAATAACCAACCATAAACCAAAGAGAACACTACCAACTCCTTCAATAGGAAAGCGTCTTTTCATTTCAGGGTGTTTAGCTGTTAGATAGCCCAGGGTGACAAGTAATCCCGGAAGGATAAATAAAACACCAATAGTTATCACAAGGTAGTCGATAGCTACATCAGGCCACACCACAAGTACCAATCCTATGATCAGAGCTGTCACACTACGCATTAGGAAACCATTTATCTTTTTCATACATACTTTGTTTTATGATTATCTTTAAATACAGCTTTCCAATATCTGTCTAGCTACCGCACCCGTCACATTTCCGTTTTCGCCATACGCTACTTCACGTTCATTAAAGCGACGTTCTATCTCATCAATCGTTTCGCCTGAGATATTTTCTTCACTCAAACGGGTAGTCAGTCCTACAGAACGGAAGAATTTCTCAGTGCATTCAATAGCAGCATCGATCCTTTCATCACGCGTTCCGCTAGTGATATTCCAAACTCGTTCGCCATACTGTA
This is a stretch of genomic DNA from uncultured Bacteroides sp.. It encodes these proteins:
- a CDS encoding DUF308 domain-containing protein; amino-acid sequence: MKKINGFLMRSVTALIIGLVLVVWPDVAIDYLVITIGVLFILPGLLVTLGYLTAKHPEMKRRFPIEGVGSVLFGLWLVIMPGFFADVLMLLLGFILMMGGIQQLSSLFLARKWVSVPAGYYIIPLLIALAGLFVVVNPTGVRNTAFVIIGITCLVYALSDLLNWFRFMRQKPKPTPSDTSIEDAQIIEDDK